The DNA window TTACAGAGGaaataaaggagggagggaaaggagatggctagggagagggaaggggtgaggggagagagacacagagggagagagaaggatatggttggggagaaggagagggagagggaatgaacAGCTGGAAGTCTTAGTGACCTAGTTCCTTCATACAGGCCCTACCTAAAAATTCCAGAACCCCTCATGGGAGTTCTACCAACTTGAGACCATCTGTTCAATTCATGAGTCCATGGAGGCACATTTTATGTTCAAACTATAACAAAGCCCTAACAGTGTTGGTGATGTTTGAACATGACATGAGATGAGGTCACCTGGGGTGTGAGTATAAAGGCTAATAAGACTCAGATCTGAAATCTGGTGAATTACGCTGAACTGAGATTAACAATGGAGAAAGATCCTGAATGTGAGACAGAGGGGTAGGGAGTGGACTAAAAGAGAGTGACcaccagaaagacaaagaaaagaagtatTTGTCAGCACTGAGCCTTATGAAGAATAAAATCTCCCAGTGGCTGGGAACTACTCTCAAGGATTGCTGTTTCTGTGGATCTCCACTCTTGGTGCTCTTTCCATGTTTGCTGGACTGAACTTTCCTTCCTAACACTCTTTCCCTAAAGTAACACGTACTCCAGCATGATCTTACCTTCTCTGAGGTTTTTCCCTTTGGTTCCTTCAGTTTTGCTGATAACATGACTCTGACTGGGTGGAGAGCTTTGGTCACCTTCCTAGCTTTGCTTCACATTCCTGGAAGAATGCCAAGAAGGGGATTAAAACTATGGCAAGTGTCAGATTGCTCCTATAGAATTGTGTAGAAAGGTGATACTCTATTCTTGTGAGGCTGTGAATGTGGATAGTCTGGTGGGAAAACAATTGTTCAAGTTTGTGGAGCATAAGCATTGGGTACACAAATTCCAGGAAAGGGGGTGACTGATAGCATAGAAAGCAAGCGCACAAGGACTGAATAATTTCTGCTCTACTCTTAGGTATCACTTGGCATAAAAATGAACCCCATCACCACAGCAAATGCTGAATTCTGCCTTGATGTGTTCAAAGAGCTGAGCAGTAGCAATGTGGGCGAAAACATCTTCTTTTCCCCACTCACTATGTTCTATGCGCTAAGCATGGTCCTCCTGGGCGCCAGAGGCAAAAGTGCTGAACAAATGGAAAAGGTAAGGTTTGGAGGAGAATACCCCCAGAACTCAGATATTTTTCATGTGCCCCCTCTTGTCTGCCAAACTGCAGCTATTCTGACTTTAAAAATCACCTTGTGTAATGAGAAGGCATACTTAGGGAAGTCATATAGAAAGgcaaaaaattttaagtaatagAGTTTAACGCAAGCCACTATAACACACAgctctttttaaagcaaatacaTTCTGCAGTAACTTTTATTTTGGTGATTTGAATGTAATAGAGAACACGTTTAGTACTGTTCCTTCCTTCTAAAAATTGTAAACCCCAAAcccttataatattttaaatagaattaaaaagaatttattgcTAAATTTCCTCAGTGCAATCCTGTTAGCAGATAGAGATTGTTATCTCCATTTTACAACCAGGAAAACAGGAATGGTGAATTGTCACATGGTACCAGCCGCCATTGGTCTTTCCAGCCCATGTACTTTTACTGCTGAGGATGTCTAAAAAAATCTCTCTTGATTACTTTTAGGATAGTTGCTTATCTTACTTTACAGGGACGCCATCTTTCTAGGGCTCCATGTGGGCAATGCTCTATATAAAGGCCTCAAGCAACAGAGCTCAGCTGTTAGAACCCAATAAACTGTGATCTGGCATTAGGGTGCTTGTCCATTTTGATCTCAGTTTTCCTAACTTAAATTGAAGGTGATATTATTTACTCATGAAGTTGTTGGGGTGGCTAAATAAGATACCCAAATACTTAACTCAGGATTTGGAACATAACACTATTAGATATTATCTATTGGTAATGGTCTTGAtctgaaatagaaaaatgaatacaGCTTTCAGATTTTATAGATTGCACATTGCTTTTGTGGCCAGTTGATCTCTTTTTTCCCCCTAGGTGCTCCACTATGACAACTTTTCAGAATTCTTAAAACCAAAGATGAAAGACTCTTCTGAGGTATGAGGATGTCACTGCTGAGATATCAAATACTCTTAGCATTATACACCAAGATATCATAGTTcatggcttttgggaacctactcCCCATGCTGGGATACTTCACCCAGTCTTTATGCAGGGGGAgagacttggtcctgcctcaacttgatatgtcatgctttgttgactctcatTTGGAAGCTTGCCCCTTTctaaatggaggaggagtagatggggggaggtgggaggagaaactgtggttataatgtaaaataattgaaaaaattcaataaaagaagaaatcatagttCAGGAGTAGAGCAGTGGAGTCGTCTCTTGGGTCTATGAGAAAGCCAGCTCTGCCTGGAGCCTTCTGATAATCTTCCCAATAGCCACTGCAGAGTAGTGATGATAGCAACAATGCCAACGTCTCTCCATCCAAATATTTAAACTGATCATTGCCATCTTCACTCAGACTTTTCTGTcctgtgcctgtgtctgctgCTAACTGCCAGATTCACTCATGCAGGCTGTTTTGTTAGTTGACTAAGAGTTACTGAAAAAATGGTTGCCACTTAATTACATACTGTCCCTGATGTAGCTCATCCACATTCTTTGAGAAAATGGTACCTAGTTATTTTCAAAGGAGTATTCACTCATTTACGTAGAGTTCTCACatggtattatttttaataatgcttGGATATATggataaatgcacacacacacacacacacacacacacacacacacacacacacacacaccaagccatttcttttaggccaccaaccagctcccaaatcatgacacaaggACTTAATGTTAGTTATGAATGTTCAGtgtagcttaggctcatttcttgctagtTCTTATAGTTTAACCTAATAAGGGCCTTTGGGATGCAGCCTCAAGATCCTCTTCAGGGTTCAGATCCAATGCTACAGCACACAAAGGAAACTTTGAATATCTGAGGATGAACAGACTCTCTCACACATGCTGTTCCAAGCAAGtctctctattcttctcctcTATTCTAATTCTCCTGTCCTAATTAGAATTCCTCctagtttcttttctcttgtccCAAAACTCTTATTTTCAGAAAactgaaacaataataaaaaaattacaagagttACATCTCATTGATCAAAGCACATTCCTTTGGGTGAGTGATAAGGGCAGAGCCCTTGAACATGGATGGCAATACAGAGTTTCAATGTTTCAGGAATAAGATTGTGACTAGAAGGCTGGAACACAGTGCCCAGTGAGATATGCTTGGAGGCATAGGTCTTTTGTCAGATAGACTTGGCAAGGGAAGATCTGGCATGCTTTTCTTAGGGTACTTTGTGTAGTAACCTTGGCTAGACACCAGTGACTCTGACATTGTGCATAGCTGTAAAGCCCTAAATTTATGATCCATATACAAAAActttagtctagtttgaacttgctctgaggtgaaaATGAGTTAATTGTGTGCAGTTTACCTTAGACTGAGGAGAAATTTGTTATTTTCTGATATCAGTCTGAGTAAAAGGAACAAAAGCAGTTTTTAAGTGTCTGCAGTCCTTATGGGACAAATAGAACTAGTTATGAAGCATGCCCTAGTATTTTTCTATGTATCAAAATTATACAGTAAATGTAAAGTAATCTTCCTGACTATCCATAGATATGTGCGCCCATAAGATTGAGATGCCAATCATGAgattacatatacacatcacatgaGATTAGACACAACAATGCAGGTATTGGGGAGACACCAAGCTGCTTTAGCAAAAGTGAGCAACAGTTTCCAGAATCAATGGTCCTGCAGGCCTTGCCAGGACAGGATTACCCTCCTTCAGAGAGTCACTCCTCTGGTGGATTGACTTCTGAATTATCAATTGCCATATGCTGTACATTTCCATGGTCTCCAACattaacttgtttctcttcatttacattttagcctcagggctttttacctttctttctttatgtccTACTTTGTCTGCtgactggtggctgcctggctggccccaaGCATCTCCTTCTTTTACTtcctgtttttttcctcttttcttttctcctctcatacttcttgagcctagatttctcctcctacttattttctctgtttgccagccctgcctatccctctgcTGCCTACCTATTGggtgttcagctttttattagacttttCAGattccttaggcaggcaaagtgaaacaaatgcaacacatctatacataatttaaacaaatacagcataaactaACGGAACACATCTTTACACCATTAAACAAACGCAGCAGcaacaaatgtaatacacctttacacagttaaagtagtATTtcacagcatgaacaaatgtaacacatttttgcatagttaaatattctacaacacatgcacacatacaaacacaattgAAACCTTCTAAGAAATCCTATTTATTAGGAACCAttgtagctgggtgttggtggctcacgccttgaatcccagcactcgggaggcagaaacagaggcagacagatctctgtgagtttgaggccagcttagtctacagagcaagttctaggacaggctcaaaacaatacagagaaaccctgtatcgaaaaacaaacaaacaaacaaacaaacaagaaccattGTTTAAAGCATCGGCATTGGTATTTTGGCATCAATGAATTCTTAACTATAATTCACATGTTTCACATTTGCAAACTTAGCAGAATTGCTACTGCACAAAACAAGTGGATGTATATATCAGATATTGTTAGTGAAGTTTGAAGAATTTGTTTAAATAGTCATTTAGAAAACTAAGAGATTGTTTGGGTGTGTTGGTTCACActtgaatctcagcacttagaaagcagaggcaggaggattatttgCAAGTTCAATTCCTGATTGGTATACATAATGAATTCAAGTCAGGGCTACCTAGTAAGACCATGTCCATTAGTTGGGAAGAAACGGTCAACAAGAATCTAAGGGGGTAAGAGATGGCAAATGGGGAAGGGAATATGATCACAAGTAAGAAacaatatctatatctatatatctatatctatatctatatctatatgaaTAAAAAGACTGAGCATTGAACATAGAAGTATAAATTCAAAGGCAGCCACAGAATTTGCATTAGAGTCTTTTTGTTCATGAAAATGTAAGCTTCTAAATTAAAGCATTAGGAAAAACAAGTAGTACAAATGAGCCTGTACACAATCTGCTGAGATCATTTTGCTAAAGGACATAGAGTAAGATGCTCGGACAGTTCATCTCTTTGTGTTCACTGCTGTTTACTATAAAGCAAACACCTTGATCTGTAGgtattgtttttcattatttataactCTTCAATGGCAAGAAACCAAccacttttcttctttgttcactGCCGCTAGTGCAGTGAAGGTGGAAGGATGCATTCTGAATTTGGAGCCCTGCTATCCCAAATCAATCAATTGAATTCCCTCAGCATTGCTAACAGAGTCTATGGGACGAAGGCAATAACATTCCACAAGGTAAGTACACCTGGTGCCCTCTGAATTTCATAATATAAAGTTGAAGGGGAGTGAGAAGAATTTATGATACTCTTCACGATGTTGAATTTGAGCTTAGAGTTTCTGAGAAATGGCTTTATCAAAATTTCACTTGGGAGTTCTGTAATATCACAAGAAAACTCTCTTCTCTACAAAATCTCTAAAGCTGTGCAAGAATTAAGGTCTGAGATGAAATGAATCATGAGGTCATTTGTAAGAATTGCCTTTTATAGATGAGAAGAAGAGTGAAACCCGTTTCTCATGTTTTTTGCAAAGGCTCTTGATGATAGACTATAAAGAGGTAGTTGCAAGTGTATTCAGCTAGGAGCTGAGAGATGTGAGTATTCTTTCCGTTTATACATATcacttctgtctttaaaaataagaggATTAGAATTTTTACTAGCTCCAAAATTGGAAATAGGTTTCAGCCCTTTCCCACCAACATTGTAGTGTATAGTTTCATTGAATGTTTATTTAATCCCCAGGGCCAATCACTCTTGAACTCATCACAGGCATTGTTTCATATAATCCTTTCATTGTCCTATggtaaaaatacaatttttccaCTAAATATAGAGACTATAAAGCAGATTGTGAAAATTTTAATTGACGAAGGTCACAGAGACAATTATTTATAGTGGGGGCTCTCCTtttatatgctgtgaatatgtgtttctcttattggttgatgaataatgctgtttcagccaatggacagacagaatGTAGCTGGGCAAGAAGTATAgttggggctaccagactaggagaattctgggaagaggaatgtaGAGAGGTGTTTCGAGGGGGATGCCATGTATCTTCCAGGGAAGGAAGAGGCCTTGTCATCACTGGTAAACTGAGAttacatggagatacatagattaatagaaatgggttaataattaagagatagctagcctataagaagcctgagccattggctgaagagtttgtaattaatattagcctctgtgtgtttgtgtttaaatGGCTtcgggactgggcaggacagaaatttCAATCTATATATCAGGATTTAGATTTGATCATTATCTAAATTCAAGCCTTCTTCCTGCTATGACTGGCATGAAATGCTGGTAACCTTGGTCCATCTCCATCTGACTAGGATTATTGAAGTGGTCAGAGGAAGTCGCAAATATTTGTCTTTCCCAGTCTGGTTTCTTAAGTTGTCTTAGATGTCACACATCTCTGATAGAATTTTTCATCTGAGGTGAGTGAACCACTTTGGCACTACAGAGTCTTCCTTCTACTGTCACAGAAGCTCACAAAATTGCGTCTTCCAAAAAGTGACCCCCACACAATAGTGGATATATGTTGGTTTGGGGTGGTGGTTTTTAATTTGTTCCTGGGACAAGGAGTCATTTAGTCACTATGCTCATCAATTTTCCTTATAATACTCTTGTTTCTTTACTTTGAGGAGGAAAACTTATGGGCATGCAAAAAAGCTACTCATTGTATGAAATGCATTATTTTGATCTTAATGCCATGGCCTCAGAAAGCCCATGACATGATGGGAAAACATCCAAGTGTTTCTAGTTTGGAAATTCTTTGGATTTAAAGACAAGTACTCagggacatttttcttttaagtttcttaCATCAACAGATTTTTGTCTCCATGTTAGGACTTCAGAACATTCTGAGCAATAAAattctttcgtgtgtgtgtgtgtgtgtgtgtgtgtgtgtgtgtgtgtgtgtgtgtgtgtgtgtatgtgttgcttTGTGTCACTGTAGGAATGAGTACGGGAGCCAcatgtgtatgtggaagtcagaggacagctttgagtgtcagatttttttttcacatttcctaAAACAGTGTCTCTTCCTATTCACCACTGCCCATGTTGAGCTATCCAGCTGCTGGCGATGCATCTGTCTCTGCTCTCTATCTCCTTGTGGGAGAACTGGAGTCACGTGCATGGCACCTGGATTTTACATGGATCTTCAGATGCTACCTCTGCTCCTCACATGTTCATAACAAGTACTACACTCACTTGCCATTTTCCAGACCCTTCTTTGCACTATTTTTGTGCTGTCTTTCAAttgtcctttattttacagcaatATTTAAGATGTTCTGAGAAACTGTTCCAAGCCAAGCTGAAAACTGTTGATTTTGAACTGTCTACAGAAGAGACAAGGAAAAGTATTAATGCTTGGGTTGAGAATAAAACTAATGGTAaggataagtgtgtgtgtgtgtgtgtgtgtgtgtgtgtgtgtgtgtgtgtgtgtgtgtgtgtaaactataATGTGTATCTGAATGTGTACAAACTTTATCTGTGTTCCTTTTGTAAAAGTCTTACTTTGCTATGCTAACAAGGAAACTGAAGTTAGCTAGTGTGAAGTCTAAATGGGGTAGATAGATAACAATGAAAGAACTGGAAACATACTTTGGAATATATTTTACAATCATTTTCCCTAAACAATATATATGACAAAAGACTCTGAGAAAGTGAACAACTTTTCTGATTTAAGAAAATGTTATAAATTCAAcacttttcattaaaattaattcactcactcattcagaaatgtattttaagcACCTGTGTGGGCTTATTGTTATCACATTTTAGTTATAGTATAGGCTCAGgattataatgaaaattaaagccTTAATCAGGATTAGAGTCTGATGATATGACTTCCTTTGCTTCAAGTCAGATGGCAGAGTACATTCCAAAAAGAATTTCTAGGTTGCATTGAATTGAAAGCATCTGGTCAGAATATTTACAAACCAGACAACTTCTGGAACCTTCCAAACAAATGCCTTTGCTTTAAGTGGTCTTTGTATTTATAATGCACTAGTCCTCATCCACTACAAGCGTAAGTGACCCAGAATGAGGGTGCATGCCTTTACCTTGGCAATTTGATAAAAGGGCAGGGTGACCATCGATGCAAGTCTATAATAGCCTTGTCTgaaaagcaagtttcaggacatcctgctctacacactgagttccaggacagcctgatctaaaCAGTGAGCACCAGGAGAGCCTAGGTTACAGAGACTATTCTGTAGACAACCCTGTTTAAACTCAGTGAGTCACTTATACAAagtcagaaaaacagaaaggaaacttaACTGGCCATTAAGGTTGTTTCAGTGAGAGGTAGAGAAGAGTTGAAGGAGGGTAATAAGGTGAGAAAGACAAAAATTCATTGTAAATATGGATGAAACTGTCAAACGATAAGAACTTAAAAACCATTATcataaacacaacaaaaacccatgaagacaaataaaacaatgaaataattagAGCTGGGAGATAACCTGCCAATAAAGAGCTGCTTGTGTGTGGGGACCTGAGTCTTCTGCTTAGGAATCTGAGTAGGAAAAGCTATATGTGGTGCTTCCTACCTGTAACGTTCTTGCTGTCGAGCGGAGGCCTGGCTGTTATTCATCCCAGCATCACTGGTAGCTCCAGGTCAGCAAGACACCCATCAAGGAGTGACTTTCAGACTTGATCTTTGCGTACACACAGGCACtctgacacatgtacacacacaataaatgtaactTAAGGAAAAAgtccttttgtgtctgtgtgcatgtgtgccaagGTGCTCTTGAGATCAGAGACTGCCTGGGAATCAGTTTTTCACTTCTACCTTGTGTTCTCTCGCTTTCACTTGCTAAGGCaattctcaacctccctaatgttgcagccctttaatacagttcctcatatttgTGACCCCAaccaattattttgttgctactttgtaattttgctactgttatgaattaaaatgtaaatatctggcatgcgggatatctgatatgcaaaccccaaaggggtctcaaccctTGGTTTGAGATCTACTATGCTAAGCCATCTTGTTCACCTGGGGGCTCTTTTAAAGATAAGCTATGGAAGTTAATaaagaattttctaaaataataatggATAATGATGTGTTAGATATAAGTAGTTTTAGGACAAATTGAGTCATCCGTAAGGTATTACTTCCAAGATGAAAAGTTCCTATGGCAGGGAAGACTCTATGTCCAGGAATAGGAATTCTTCTGGCACCCACATGTTAAAttactgtctgaaaaaaaaagtatgcaaaATCTATTATCAACAAGTCAATCCTAATAAAAtcacctctttttgtttgttttattacaaGGAAAAGTCACAAACTTATTTGGCAAGGGTACAATTGATCCCTCCTCTATCATGGTCCTAGTAAGTGCCATATATTTCAAGggacaatggaaaaataaattcgAGAAAAGCGAGACAGTGAAAGCTCCCTTTCACATAAGTGTGGTAAGTATTTCAGACTGATGACAAGTCTTGGAAAATGCATTAATAATTTAAGGACAATTCAGAAAGATTACATGAAAACATCACTGTTGATTGCAGAAGGCTTTTACATCTCAAAATGGCAGCAACTAGTCTACTGGGCATGATGCTGGGCTCCCTGAAAGAGTAGACCTCTTCTCTTCCTAGTGTTCTATCCGTGAAGCCTTGAGGTTCACACCATGTTTACTTCCTGTGACAGCTTATAAAAGTACACTCTTGTCCTGGAGAATATCCACATGGCTTAACGGAGATAATGAGCCACACATTTGTTTTCCCACATAAGTCATTTTAGTTAGAGGCTCTGGTGTTGTAATTAAAGACCCAAGTCATCTCTACATTATACTTCTACAGTCTCTAACTTTGACTTATTTTGGGATTACCAAATTGATAACCTGTgcaaagaaaagtaataaaagagTATTATAGTCAATAGTTTATACTTTGCAGTGCCAACACAGGTActcatattataaaaatatacatacatatccactgttcaatcttttaaaaatagggtaAAAGTGCAGTTGTGGACATGATGTATCAGACTGGAACTTTTAAGCTGGCCTTCATAAAGGAGCCACAGATGCAAGTCCTTGAGCTGCCTTATGCCAACAACAAATTAAGAATGATCATCCTGCTTCCAGTAGGCACAGCCAATGTAAATCAGGTAAAAACCCAACAATGCCACCTTGTAGCTAacacatgtgtgagtgagtgcatgtggatgtgtgtgtgtgtgtttgtgtttgtgtgtgtgtgtgtgtgtgtgtgtgtgtgtgtgtgtgtgtgtgtgtgtatgaacatacACTCTTGCACACATACTCTGTGTGCCCTGTGATGTCTGTGTGGTCAGTCACAGACTCATGACTAGGTTAGTGGTCTTTCCCCAGGAGTTGGATGATCCCTGTCCTTTAGGACTACATATTCAGGCAAGACAGGCACTTCATTCATTGAAAAAGTGATGTAGGTTCACTGTGTTATACAATATAAATGCATATAGATATCGTTCATGAGACACTTAGTGGACATCTTTCTACAGTAATGAAATGTGCAGATCAGATTCATGGGTCCTAGAGATCTACTGAAACCTTGCTAAGGAGGAAGTTTTCCGATCTAATCAGAGGATACACTTACAGGATGACCATTTTTAGTAACCTGATTTTGTAAGGAAATAGCACTTCAACTAGGAAGGAAAGACAGTGGTGGCAGGAATTTGGGTTCAGTCTCTTCTCCCTGGTTTTaaccaaaggttttttttttttttagcacagaGAGACTTAGAAGTGATGATGGCATCTAACTCCAACCTAGCCACCACCTAGCTAGCACCACAAACAACTCCATAAAATGAAGTTTCTTAGAACAGCTGTGTCTCTGGGAGTTGCAGAAGCTGATTCACACATTAGGATGGCCAGAGTCAGAGTTACCAAATCACCAATGTTTAAGTCAGGGCATGCTAGCTTTACTTATAAACAACTggcatgggtgtgtgtggaggggagagAGGCACTCTGGAAAGAGCTGGCTGTATGCATTTGGATTAGGGATTGAGGTTGATTCCAGTTCAAAGGGAGGTAGAGTAAAAGAATAGCTGTGACTCTGGAAGTAGATATGATTACAGGTGTGGCCAG is part of the Cricetulus griseus strain 17A/GY chromosome 5, alternate assembly CriGri-PICRH-1.0, whole genome shotgun sequence genome and encodes:
- the Serpinb11 gene encoding serpin B11 — encoded protein: MNPITTANAEFCLDVFKELSSSNVGENIFFSPLTMFYALSMVLLGARGKSAEQMEKVLHYDNFSEFLKPKMKDSSECSEGGRMHSEFGALLSQINQLNSLSIANRVYGTKAITFHKQYLRCSEKLFQAKLKTVDFELSTEETRKSINAWVENKTNGKVTNLFGKGTIDPSSIMVLVSAIYFKGQWKNKFEKSETVKAPFHISVGKSAVVDMMYQTGTFKLAFIKEPQMQVLELPYANNKLRMIILLPVGTANVNQIEKHLNVKMLQEWTNSSNMVEREVDVHIPKFNLAVKYDLNSILKSLGMRDIFSVATADLSGMSPDKGLYLSKVVHKSYVDVNEEGTEAAAATGESIAVKRLPVAVQFTADSPFLFTIQDDSGNMLFAGKFVSP